A genomic window from Salvia miltiorrhiza cultivar Shanhuang (shh) chromosome 5, IMPLAD_Smil_shh, whole genome shotgun sequence includes:
- the LOC131025788 gene encoding uncharacterized protein LOC131025788 produces the protein MGNYSPYFTLRQDATGRNGLSPLQKCTASIRQLAYAVPGDSLDEYIRMDTQRLLQMHEERHGFPSMLGSLDCMHWEWKNCPVTYKGYYTRGDHGVPTIVLEAVASADLWIWHAFFGVAGARNDINVLHGSPLFNQFLQGNALQVQFMVNGQMYNKGYYLIDGIYPTWASFVKSYPAPADPIRRKFAQRQEAARKDVERAFGVLQARWAVFRNPARSYFKEDLRNIMLTCIILHNMIIKDEGEEAVNWFDEDATPQQPIPMDLVSSGCSSFCSSGDPFALPASVAEEACEKIRDEFEHMRLRRGKLQWVREKGKMRVCGGEGRGYG, from the exons ATGGGCAACTACTCACCCTATTTCACATTGAGGCAAGATGCAACTGGAAGGAATGGTCTATCGCCACTCCAAAAGTGCACCGCATCTATTCGACAATTGGCATATGCGGTTCCCGGTGATTCACTTGATGAGTACATACGGATGG ATACTCAACGCTTGCTACAAATGCATGAAGAAAGACATGGCTTCCCGAGCATGTTGGGAAGCCtcgattgcatgcattgggagTGGAAGAATTGTCCTGTCACTTACAAAGGGTACTATACACGAGGCGATCACGGAGTTCCTACAATAGTTCTTGAAGCGGTGGCATCGGCAGATTTGTGGATATGGCATGCTTTCTTTGGCGTCGCCGGAGCAAGAAATGATATCAATGTTCTTCATGGATCTCCATTATTTAATCAATTCCTTCAGGGAAATGCCCTACAAGTTCAGTTCATGGTGAATGGTCAGATGTATAACAAAGGATACTATCTAATAGATGGAATTTATCCAACTTGGGCTTCATTCGTCAAGAGTTACCCAGCACCAGCAGATCCGATCAGACGAAAATTTGCCCAGAGACAAGAGGCTGCAAGAAAAGACGTCGAACGAGCGTTTGGAGTGCTACAAGCTCGTTGGGCAGTATTTCGTAATCCAGCGCGGTCTTATTTTAAGGAAGACCTTCGCAATATAATGCTCACATGTATtattttgcacaacatgatcattaAGGATGAGGGTGAAGAAGCGGTCAACTGGTTTGACGAAGATGCAACTCCTCAGCAACCAATACCAATGG ATTTAGTGTCATCTGGTTGTTCTTCCTTCTGttcttctggtgatccttttgctttaccagcTTCAGTCGCTGAAG AAGCTTGTGAGAAGATTCGAGATGAGTTTGAGCACATGAGACTCAGAAGAGGGAAGCTCCAGTGGGTGAGGGAGAAGGGGAAAATGAGGGTTTGTGGAGGTGAAGGTAGGGGATATGGGTAA
- the LOC131026417 gene encoding C2 domain-containing protein At1g53590-like isoform X2 codes for MGSVLDSTLLHHVCIVLIVLWFLNSFNWCHPVAYFLSLIYLYLVHELYVLKLRKKLQFEEKRESDQRRVLTDSESLRWLNHAIEKIWPICMEEIVSQKILLPIFPWFLKKYKPWTVKDVELQHLYLGRSPPMFTEMRVLRHSNGDDHLVLELGMNFRTADDMSAILGVKLRKRLGFGMYTKLHMLGMHVEGKVLVGVKFLRGWPFISRLRVCFSAPPYFQMTVKPIFTHGLDVTELPGIAGWIDNLLALVFEQTLVEPNMLVVDVEKFVSPQPENWFSVDAKEAIALATVEILEATEMNPSDLNGLADPYVKGQLGPFKFRTRTRKKTLSPKWHEEFKIPIFTWESDNMLVIEVCDKDHMFDDMMGDCCVNINEHRDGQRYDLWLPLKNIKTGRLHLAISVSNLTGKATESSLDEEYVGGDKRKEDISGDKRRASFTDESSHRGSFSSTISDKSPKVADKFDPIDVEGQSETGIWIHHPGGEVTQVWEPRKGKNSKHLDSRQISGQVRGEGGGDSVGGRTSGQNDSSSTDESSDSSKSRSANPVKRGLRKIGSVFRRTPREADKVSSPRESEPSPQDNFNIRASNRNNGGVKLIIDDSVVSSSSKTPKGDEKELQPPSSKTPKGDEKEEVFPESPSQRNGKDMAKSILKHAGRSARELKLSFSRKIRNKPKGELPAESDSTDDESLSSSIDSGFVVPSSAVSPPALVSDDQLLKLKDDIQTENHSGGNSSETGDIAVPAGDKVL; via the exons ATGGGTAGTGTTCTCGACTCGACGCTATTGCATCATGTGTGCATTGTGCTGATTGTGCTCTGGTTTCTGAATTCTTTCAACTGGTGCCATCCAGTTGcgtattttctctctctaatataTCTCTATCTG GTTCATGAATTATATGTGCTGAAATTGAGAAAGAAACTGCAGTTTGAGGAGAAAAGAGAGTCCGATCAGAGACGG GTGCTTACAGATTCCGAGTCTCTTAGATGGTTGAATCATGCTATTGAGAAAATATGGCCCATCTGCATGGAAGAGATTGTTTCTCAGAAAATTCTGCTCCCTATTTTCCCATGGTTCTTGAAAAAGTACAAGCCTTGGACGGTG AAAGATGTTGAGCTTCAGCATCTTTACTTGGGAAGATCCCCGCCAATGTTTACTGAAATGAGAGTTCTTCGTCACTCCAATGGTGATGACCACTTG GTTCTAGAACTGGGTATGAATTTCCGTACTGCAGATGATATGAGCGCTATACTTGGTGTGAAACTGAGGAAGAGATTGGGTTTTGGGATGTATACTAAACTGCATATGTTGGGAATGCATGTTGAAGGAAAG GTATTGGTTGGGGTTAAGTTCCTGCGTGGATGGCCTTTTATTAGTCGCTTGCGTGTGTGCTTTTCTGCACCACCATATTTTCAGATGACTGTGAAGCCTATATTCACTCATGGTCTTGATGTTACAGAACTTCCTGGGATAGCTGGCTGGATA GATAATCTTCTGGCCCTCGTCTTTGAACAAACTCTAGTGGAG CCTAATATGCTGGTGGTTGACGTTGAAAAATTTGTGTCACCTCAACCAG AAAATTGGTTCTCCGTTGATGCAAAGGAAGCTATAGCGCTTGCTACTGTGGAAATTCTTGAAGCCACTGAAATGAACCCATCGGACTTAAATG GATTGGCGGATCCATATGTTAAAGGACAGTTGGGGCCTTTTAAATTTCGGACTAGGACTCGGAAGAAAACCTTGTCGCCAAAATGGCACGAGGAATTCAAGATTCCTATCTTCACATGGGAATCAGATAACATGCTTGTTATTGAAGTCTGTGATAAGGACCATATGTTTGATGACATGATGGG AGATTGTTGTGTAAACATCAATGAACATCGGGATGGCCAGAGGTATGACTTGTGGTTACCTCTCAAGAATATAAAGACAGGAAGATTGCATCTTGCTATATCTGTGTCCAATTTAACTGGAAAG GCTACAGAGTCTTCACTTGATGAAGAATATGTCGGTGGTGACAAAAGGAAAGAAGATATCAGTGGCGACAAAAGGAGAGCGTCCTTCACAGATGAATCTTCTCACAGAGGATCATTCTCATCTACAATATCAGATAAATCCCCAAAAGTCGCAGATAAGTTCGACCCAATTGATGTGGAAGGGCAGTCAGAGACTGGGATTTGGATTCACCATCCAGGCGGAGAGGTTACACAAGTGTGGGAGCCTAGGAAGGGGAAGAATAGCAAACATTTGGATAGTCGTCAAATTAGCGGACAAGTTCGAGGTGAGGGTGGTGGTGATTCAGTAGGTGGACGGACTTCTGGTCAGAATGACAGCAGCAGCACTGATGAGAGTTCGGATTCTAGCAAGTCGCGTTCAGCTAATCCGGTTAAGAGGGGTTTAAGAAAGATCGGTTCAGTGTTCAGAAGGACCCCGAGAGAAGCTGACAAGGTCAGCTCACCTAGAGAATCCGAACCATCCCCTCAAGATAATTTCAATATCAGGGCATCTAACCGCAATAATGGGGGTGTCAAGTTGATAATAGACGACTCTGTCGTATCCTCATCCTCCAAGACTCCGAAAGGTGATGAGAAAGAGCTGCAGCCTCCGTCTTCCAAGACTCCGAAAGGTGATGAGAAAGAAGAAGTTTTTCCGGAGAGCCCTAGCCAAAGGAACGGCAAGGATATGGCTAAGAGCATTCTGAAACATGCTGGAAGATCTGCTCGAGAGTTGAAGCTCTCATTCTCTcggaaaataagaaataagcCAAAGGGTGAATTGCCAGCAGAGTCGGATTCCACGGATGACGAGTCTCTTTCATCATCCATAGATTCTGGTTTTGTCGTTCCAAGTTCAGCCGTGTCCCCTCCAGCACTGGTTTCAGATGATCAGTTGTTGAAGTTGAAGGATGACATTCAGACAGAAAACCACTCCGGTGGCAATTCTTCCGAGACCGGTGATATTGCAGTTCCGGCAGGCGACAAGGTTTTGTAA
- the LOC131026417 gene encoding C2 domain-containing protein At1g53590-like isoform X1, producing the protein MGSVLDSTLLHHVCIVLIVLWFLNSFNWCHPVAYFLSLIYLYLVHELYVLKLRKKLQFEEKRESDQRRVLTDSESLRWLNHAIEKIWPICMEEIVSQKILLPIFPWFLKKYKPWTVKDVELQHLYLGRSPPMFTEMRVLRHSNGDDHLVLELGMNFRTADDMSAILGVKLRKRLGFGMYTKLHMLGMHVEGKVLVGVKFLRGWPFISRLRVCFSAPPYFQMTVKPIFTHGLDVTELPGIAGWIDNLLALVFEQTLVEPNMLVVDVEKFVSPQPENWFSVDAKEAIALATVEILEATEMNPSDLNGLADPYVKGQLGPFKFRTRTRKKTLSPKWHEEFKIPIFTWESDNMLVIEVCDKDHMFDDMMGDCCVNINEHRDGQRYDLWLPLKNIKTGRLHLAISVSNLTGKQATESSLDEEYVGGDKRKEDISGDKRRASFTDESSHRGSFSSTISDKSPKVADKFDPIDVEGQSETGIWIHHPGGEVTQVWEPRKGKNSKHLDSRQISGQVRGEGGGDSVGGRTSGQNDSSSTDESSDSSKSRSANPVKRGLRKIGSVFRRTPREADKVSSPRESEPSPQDNFNIRASNRNNGGVKLIIDDSVVSSSSKTPKGDEKELQPPSSKTPKGDEKEEVFPESPSQRNGKDMAKSILKHAGRSARELKLSFSRKIRNKPKGELPAESDSTDDESLSSSIDSGFVVPSSAVSPPALVSDDQLLKLKDDIQTENHSGGNSSETGDIAVPAGDKVL; encoded by the exons ATGGGTAGTGTTCTCGACTCGACGCTATTGCATCATGTGTGCATTGTGCTGATTGTGCTCTGGTTTCTGAATTCTTTCAACTGGTGCCATCCAGTTGcgtattttctctctctaatataTCTCTATCTG GTTCATGAATTATATGTGCTGAAATTGAGAAAGAAACTGCAGTTTGAGGAGAAAAGAGAGTCCGATCAGAGACGG GTGCTTACAGATTCCGAGTCTCTTAGATGGTTGAATCATGCTATTGAGAAAATATGGCCCATCTGCATGGAAGAGATTGTTTCTCAGAAAATTCTGCTCCCTATTTTCCCATGGTTCTTGAAAAAGTACAAGCCTTGGACGGTG AAAGATGTTGAGCTTCAGCATCTTTACTTGGGAAGATCCCCGCCAATGTTTACTGAAATGAGAGTTCTTCGTCACTCCAATGGTGATGACCACTTG GTTCTAGAACTGGGTATGAATTTCCGTACTGCAGATGATATGAGCGCTATACTTGGTGTGAAACTGAGGAAGAGATTGGGTTTTGGGATGTATACTAAACTGCATATGTTGGGAATGCATGTTGAAGGAAAG GTATTGGTTGGGGTTAAGTTCCTGCGTGGATGGCCTTTTATTAGTCGCTTGCGTGTGTGCTTTTCTGCACCACCATATTTTCAGATGACTGTGAAGCCTATATTCACTCATGGTCTTGATGTTACAGAACTTCCTGGGATAGCTGGCTGGATA GATAATCTTCTGGCCCTCGTCTTTGAACAAACTCTAGTGGAG CCTAATATGCTGGTGGTTGACGTTGAAAAATTTGTGTCACCTCAACCAG AAAATTGGTTCTCCGTTGATGCAAAGGAAGCTATAGCGCTTGCTACTGTGGAAATTCTTGAAGCCACTGAAATGAACCCATCGGACTTAAATG GATTGGCGGATCCATATGTTAAAGGACAGTTGGGGCCTTTTAAATTTCGGACTAGGACTCGGAAGAAAACCTTGTCGCCAAAATGGCACGAGGAATTCAAGATTCCTATCTTCACATGGGAATCAGATAACATGCTTGTTATTGAAGTCTGTGATAAGGACCATATGTTTGATGACATGATGGG AGATTGTTGTGTAAACATCAATGAACATCGGGATGGCCAGAGGTATGACTTGTGGTTACCTCTCAAGAATATAAAGACAGGAAGATTGCATCTTGCTATATCTGTGTCCAATTTAACTGGAAAG CAGGCTACAGAGTCTTCACTTGATGAAGAATATGTCGGTGGTGACAAAAGGAAAGAAGATATCAGTGGCGACAAAAGGAGAGCGTCCTTCACAGATGAATCTTCTCACAGAGGATCATTCTCATCTACAATATCAGATAAATCCCCAAAAGTCGCAGATAAGTTCGACCCAATTGATGTGGAAGGGCAGTCAGAGACTGGGATTTGGATTCACCATCCAGGCGGAGAGGTTACACAAGTGTGGGAGCCTAGGAAGGGGAAGAATAGCAAACATTTGGATAGTCGTCAAATTAGCGGACAAGTTCGAGGTGAGGGTGGTGGTGATTCAGTAGGTGGACGGACTTCTGGTCAGAATGACAGCAGCAGCACTGATGAGAGTTCGGATTCTAGCAAGTCGCGTTCAGCTAATCCGGTTAAGAGGGGTTTAAGAAAGATCGGTTCAGTGTTCAGAAGGACCCCGAGAGAAGCTGACAAGGTCAGCTCACCTAGAGAATCCGAACCATCCCCTCAAGATAATTTCAATATCAGGGCATCTAACCGCAATAATGGGGGTGTCAAGTTGATAATAGACGACTCTGTCGTATCCTCATCCTCCAAGACTCCGAAAGGTGATGAGAAAGAGCTGCAGCCTCCGTCTTCCAAGACTCCGAAAGGTGATGAGAAAGAAGAAGTTTTTCCGGAGAGCCCTAGCCAAAGGAACGGCAAGGATATGGCTAAGAGCATTCTGAAACATGCTGGAAGATCTGCTCGAGAGTTGAAGCTCTCATTCTCTcggaaaataagaaataagcCAAAGGGTGAATTGCCAGCAGAGTCGGATTCCACGGATGACGAGTCTCTTTCATCATCCATAGATTCTGGTTTTGTCGTTCCAAGTTCAGCCGTGTCCCCTCCAGCACTGGTTTCAGATGATCAGTTGTTGAAGTTGAAGGATGACATTCAGACAGAAAACCACTCCGGTGGCAATTCTTCCGAGACCGGTGATATTGCAGTTCCGGCAGGCGACAAGGTTTTGTAA
- the LOC131026418 gene encoding LOW QUALITY PROTEIN: pentatricopeptide repeat-containing protein At1g53600, mitochondrial-like (The sequence of the model RefSeq protein was modified relative to this genomic sequence to represent the inferred CDS: deleted 1 base in 1 codon), which produces MLAVKKPTSSYLNLFNSLRHHGFSVQRQRAHSSPPAQTTLAKTNNFVANCNSQITRYGRIGNIAGAESLFHGMPEKSVVTYTAMLSAYANSSKIISARKLFEEMPQRTVTTWNAMITAYVKNMNRVDGVEEAFRLFLRMPVRNAVSYSVMVMGLVNSGKFDYAEKLYSSTPLGWRDPFCSNLLMNGYLKIGRLDEAVRIFDGMVEKNVVSWSSMVDGFCKRGRVDEAREFFDLMEETKNEFTWCSMVDGYMKVGRFEDGFRLFLRMRREGEVGIEPTILTVIFESCGRIGRFREGCQVHGLLSRLGFEYDVFLANSIIAMYSRFGFVNEARILFDMTSEKDVVSWNSLLYGYVQAGMLEEANELFKKMDSKDSVSWTTLITGFSNRGMTGKCADLFSKMPRPDDVAWTALISAFVYNEEYEEAIRRFNQMILNGIRPNPLTLSSLLSASASLASLSLGLQIHNFVIKMVMEHDLSIQNSLVSMYSKCGSVEDAYKIFKSITKPNTVSFNSMITGFAHNGYGEEALDLFSQLVDGGLNPTEVTFLGVLSACTHAGFVEEGRHYFKSMRTFFELEPGLDHYACMVDLLGRAGLLDEALNLIETMPVEPHAGVWGALLGASRTHMHLDLAKLAAQKIFQLEPNNATPYVVMSDIYGITGKRRDEEEMRVSKRLRGIKKSPGCSWITVKDKVRLFLSGDKSHVNFEEIKTILGSIIHDMKHLDFTDLDCQLH; this is translated from the exons ATGTTGGCGGTGAAGAAGCCAACTTCTAGTTATCTTAATCTGTTTAATTCTCTCCGCCATCATGGATTCTCAGTTCAACGACAACGAGCACATTCATCTCCGCCTGCCCAAACCACCCTCGCCAAAACTAACAATTTTGTTGCAAACTGCAACTCTCAGATTACAAGATATGGCCGAATCGGAAACATTGCGGGGGCCGAGTCGTTGTTCCACGGCATGCCGGAGAAAAGTGTTGTTACCTACACCGCCATGCTTTCTGCTTACGCAAACAGCAGTAAAATCATAAGTGCCCGAAAACTGTTCGAAGAAATGCCTCAACGGACTGTAACGACGTGGAATGCGATGATCACGGCTTACGTGAAAAATATGAATAGGGTGGACGGTGTGGAAGAGGCGTTTAGACTGTTCCTGAGGATGCCGGTGCGAAATGCTGTGTCCTACTCGGTGATGGTTATGGGTTTGGTTAATTCGGGTAAATTTGATTATGCTGAGAAGTTGTATAGTAGCACA CCGTTGGGATGGAGGGATCCGTTTTGCTCGAACCTGCTGATGAATGGGTATCTGAAGATTGGCAGATTGGATGAGGCTGTTAGGATTTTTGATGGGATGGTGGAGAAAAATGTTGTTTCTTGGAGCTCAATGGTGGATGGTTTTTGTAAGAGAGGGAGAGTTGATGAGGCTAGGGAGTTTTTTGATTTGATGGAAGAGACCAAAAATGAGTTTACTTGGTGTTCCATGGTTGATGGATACATGAAAGTGGGTCGTTTTGAGGATGGTTTTCGATTGTTCTTGCGAATGAGAAGGGAAGGCGAGGTAGGAATTGAACCCACCATTCTCACTGTGATTTTCGAGTCCTGTGGCAGAATTGGTAGATTTAGGGAAGGTTGCCAAGTCCATGGCCTTTTGTCACGTTTGGGATTTGAGTATGATGTGTTTCTGGCCAATTCAATCATCGCAATGTACTCAAGGTTTGGCTTCGTCAATGAAGCAAGAATTTTGTTTGACATGACGAGCGAGAAAGATGTAGTTTCTTGGAATTCCCTTCTTTACGGATATGTTCAAGCTGGAATGCTTGAAGAGGCGAATGAACTTTTCAAGAAAATGGATTCCAAAGATTCAGTTTCATGGACCACCTTGATTACTGGATTCTCCAACCGAGGTATGACTGGAAAATGTGCTGACTTATTCAGTAAAATGCCTAGACCGGATGATGTTGCTTGGACAGCTCTTATTTCGGCATTTGTGTATAATGAAGAATATGAAGAAGCTATTCGTCGCTTCAATCAGATGATCTTGAATGGAATCAGGCCTAACCCTCTTACATTAAGTAGCTTGCTTAGTGCTTCTGCAAGTTTGGCATCTTTAAGCCTTGGTCTTCAGATACATAATTTTGTGATCAAAATGGTTATGGAGCATGATTTATCCATCCAAAATTCCCTTGTGTCAATGTATTCAAAATGTGGATCTGTAGAAGATGCCTACAAGATATTCAAATCCATCACCAAACCCAACACTGTCTCATTCAATTCTATGATTACAGGATTTGCCCATAATGGATATGGAGAAGAAGCACTTGATTTATTTAGTCAATTGGTTGATGGAGGACTTAATCCTACCGAAGTTACCTTTCTGGGTGTTCTCTCTGCTTGCACCCATGCGGGGTTTGTAGAAGAGGGACGACATTACTTCAAATCCATGAGGACTTTCTTTGAACTTGAACCGGGTCTTGATCATTACGCTTGCATGGTTGATTTGCTTGGTAGGGCTGGCCTTCTCGATGAAGCCCTAAATTTGATCGAGACAATGCCAGTTGAGCCTCATGCTGGAGTATGGGGTGCCCTTCTTGGTGCAAGCCGGACTCACATGCATCTTGATCTTGCAAAACTCGCAGCTCAAAAAATCTTCCAACTTGAACCAAATAATGCTACTCCGTATGTGGTGATGTCAGATATCTATGGTATTACAGGGAAGAGGAGAGATGAAGAAGAAATGAGAGTGTCCAAAAGATTAAGAGGCATAAAAAAGAGTCCAGGTTGCAGTTGGATTACAGTGAAGGACAAGGTCAGATTGTTTCTCTCAGGAGATAAATCTCATGTAAACTTTGAAGAGATCAAAACTATTCTGGGGTCAATTATTCATGATATGAAACACTTAGATTTTACTGACCTTGATTGTCAACTACATTGA
- the LOC131026419 gene encoding pentatricopeptide repeat-containing protein At3g14580, mitochondrial, which produces MMHLLRRPISRILHLCVSFHEFAPSKSRPIPSPDLLRHKDWLSPPEVIRIFQTLKDPNSALPLLAQLSTRKDYNPNESLYATIIHKLALANNFDSIEALMQQIKADRKCRLSDAFFRNLIKIYGHSAGRINAAVETLFAMPDYKCWPSVATFNTVLNLLVTTKQFEVVHEVYVGAAKLGVEIDACCLNIIIKGLCESGQIEAALKVLDEFPQQRCSPTARTFSTIMHALCGRGRVEDSFGLLERMEAEGVEADAVVFNVLISGLRKRGRAAEGVELLQKMMRRGCDPNPGTYQEVLYCLLDSNKYSEAKKMMEKMMGKGINPSFQSYKLVIQGFCGDKGVEDVEWALRHMLAHGFLPKMGMWNTMLHCLLSHNHSNSLFSQIIQN; this is translated from the coding sequence ATGATGCATCTCCTCCGGCGACCCATCTCCCGAATTCTCCATCTTTGTGTTTCCTTCCATGAATTCGCGCCCTCTAAAAGCCGCCCAATCCCCTCTCCCGACCTCCTCCGCCACAAAGACTGGCTGAGCCCGCCGGAAGTAATCAGGATCTTCCAAACCCTGAAAGACCCCAATTCGGCCCTCCCTCTCCTCGCCCAGCTCTCCACCCGCAAGGACTACAACCCCAATGAATCCCTCTACGCCACCATCATCCACAAGCTCGCCCTCGCCAACAACTTCGATTCCATCGAGGCGCTGATGCAGCAAATCAAGGCCGACCGCAAATGCCGCCTCTCCGACGCCTTCTTCCGCAAcctcatcaagatctacggccACTCCGCCGGGCGGATCAACGCTGCTGTCGAGACCCTCTTCGCCATGCCGGACTACAAGTGCTGGCCCAGCGTCGCCACTTTCAACACCGTGCTCAATCTGCTGGTCACCACGAAGCAGTTCGAGGTGGTGCACGAGGTGTACGTGGGGGCCGCCAAGCTGGGCGTGGAGATCGACGCCTGCTGCCTCAACATAATTATAAAAGGCCTGTGCGAGAGCGGCCAGATTGAGGCCGCACTCAAGGTGCTCGACGAATTTCCCCAACAGAGATGCAGCCCCACCGCGCGGACCTTCTCCACCATAATGCACGCGCTGTGCGGGCGGGGGCGCGTGGAGGACTCGTTCGGGCTGCTGGAGAGGATGGAGGCGGAGGGGGTGGAGGCGGACGCGGTGGTGTTCAACGTGTTGATCTCCGGGTTGAGGAAGCGAGGGAGGGCGGCAGAAGGGGTGGAGCTCTTGCAGAAGATGATGCGCAGAGGGTGTGATCCGAATCCGGGGACGTATCAGGAGGTGTTGTATTGCTTGCTGGATTCCAACAAGTATAGTGAGGCCAAGAAGATGATGGAGAAGATGATGGGAAAGGGTATAAATCCGAGCTTCCAATCGTACAAGCTGGTGATACAAGGGTTTTGTGGGGACAAGGGTGTTGAAGATGTGGAGTGGGCGTTGAGGCACATGCTAGCCCATGGATTTCTGCCCAAGATGGGAATGTGGAACACAATGCTGCACTGCCTTCTCTCCCACAATCATTCTAATTCTCTTTTCTCTCAAATTATCCAAAACTAG